From the genome of Xiphophorus couchianus chromosome 6, X_couchianus-1.0, whole genome shotgun sequence, one region includes:
- the twsg1a gene encoding twisted gastrulation protein homolog 1-A: MRSARLILPATAALLFLLAGLSLTSGCNKALCASDVSKCLIQELCQCRPSDGNCSCCKDCMLCLGNLWEECCDCVGMCNPKNYSDSPATSKSTVEELHRPIPSLFRALTEGDAPINMMVVSFPVAEEFTHHENLVSFLESLNSQPQNVSVPGNSIHTGIDPHEKMCTVVYFDDCVSIRQCKQYCESMGGSKYRWFHNACCQCIGPECLDYGSKAVKCLNCLF, encoded by the exons ATGAGGTCCGCTCGGCTGATCCTCCCCGCCACGGCAGCGCTGCTCTTCCTCCTGGCCGGACTCTCTCTGACCTCCGGCTGCAACAAAGCCCTCTGCGCCAGCGACGTCAGCAAGTGTCTCATTCAG GAGCTGTGCCAGTGCCGTCCCTCGGATGGAAACTGCTCCTGCTGCAAAGACTGCATGCTGTGTCTGGGGAACCTGTGGGAGGAGTGCTGCGACTGCGTTG GGATGTGTAACCCCAAGAACTACAGCGACTCTCCTGCCACCTCCAAGAGCAcggtggaggagctgcaccgCCCCATCCCCTCGCTGTTCCGCGCCCTGACGGAGGGCGACGCGCCCATCAACATGATGGTGGTGTCCTTCCCCGTGGCGGAGGAGTTCACGCACCACGAGAACCTGGTTTCCTTCCTGGAGTCCCTCAACAGCCAGCCGCAGAACGTGTCGGTGCCCGGGAACAGCATCCACACCGGCATCGATCCTCACG AGAAAATGTGCACGGTGGTTTACTTTGACGACTGCGTCTCCATTCGTCAGTGCAAGCAGTACTGTGAGTCAATGGGCGGATCAAAGTACCGCTGGTTTCACAACGCCTGCTGCCAGTGCATCGGCCCAGAGTGCCTGGACTACGGCAGCAAGGCTGTCAAGTGCTTGAACTGTCTGTTCTGA